In Deinococcus psychrotolerans, the genomic window GGGAGAACTGGCCAGCGTGGCTGGACTTGAGCCGGAAGCGGTACAGGCGGCCCTCCATCTGGCCCGGCTCAAGGAAAAATTCAGCAGTGTTTCCGGTCACGCGGCGATGATGCTGCATCAAGACGGAGCGAGTCAGCGCGAGGTCTTGGACTTTTTTCAGCACTACGGCGCAACCGAGGAGCGGGCGCAAAAGAGCTTTGAGTTTATTGCCCAGCCGACTTTTCGGGCCTACATCTTTACTTACAGCGTGGGCAGTGGGCTGGTGCGCCGAGCGGTGGAACGCGGCGCGGTGACGTTCAGGGAGCTGCTGAGAGAACCGAAAACGCCGAGTGACTTGCGGGTTTAGAGCGGGTTTGGTGCTTGGCTGCCCACTCACGACTGCCCCTCTCCACCCCATTTGCCCTTCCCCACTCGGCGTACTTTAAAGCCATGACTTCTGCTTCCACCAACCCCGCCGCGCTCGACCTCGGCTACTCGTTTTGCCCCAACGACACTTTCATTTTTTACGCGCTCTCGCACGGCAAGGTGCCGACGCCCGCGCCCATCCGGGAAGTGCTGGAGGACGTGCAGACGCTCAATGATTGGGCCACGCTGGGCCGCTTGCCGATCACCAAAATCAGCTACCGCGCTTACTTTGAAGTGATGCACGATTACGTGGCCCTCCGCAGCGGCGGGGCGCTGGGGCGCGGGGTGGGGCCGCTGGTGGTGGCGCGGGAGGAATTGGGCGACCTCAACGGCAAAACGGTGCTGTCGCCCGGAGCGCTGACCACCGCCGAGCTGCTGCTCAAAATCGTTTACCCTGAGGTCAAGGTGGTGCGGGTGCGCTACGACGAGGTGATGCCCGCTGTAGAACGGGGTGAGCTGAACGGGCAAGCGGTGGACGCGGGCCTGATCATTCACGAATCGCGCTTTACCTACCATCAGCACGGCCTGACCAAGCTGCTGGATCTGGGCGCGTGGTGGGAAAGCGAAACCGGCTTGCCGCTGCCGCTCGGCGCAATTTTGGTGCGGCGCGACTTGCTGCCCGCAACCCAGTGGGCGCTGAATCAGGCAGTGAAGGCCAGCCTCGAATACGCTTATCAGCATCCACAGGAACCCAAAGCCTACATCCGCCAGCACGCCCTCGAAATGGCCGACGAAGTGATGCAGGCGCACATCGATTTGTATGTCAACAGCTTCAGCTTGGACGTGGGCGACGAAGGCACGCGGGCAGTGGTGGAATTGCATAGGCGAGCGGTGGCGGCGGGCGCGGTAAAGGCCAGCGACCTGCCTTTATTTGTAGAGCCTTCCTGAGACTGAACTGGCCTGCCGAAGCGGAGGGCTGAGCAGTTGGCTCAGGCAACCCCTAAAGCCGGCGCTGGCGCTTTAGTTACCCTCAAGACCAAGCATTTCAAGCGGTTAGGGCCGGATATCACCGGGCTGGTGCGTGCGCCGAAGTGAGGTACGCAGTATCTAAAATTCAATCCCCAGCGCCAGCAACACGCCCGCTTCTACTTGCTTGATGTGCGCTTCAGGTACTTCACCCAAACACTGCTCCAACTTGCTGCGCTCAAGGGTGGTGAGTTGGTGACAAAGCGCCACCGAGTTGAGCGCCAGCCCGCCCATGCCAGCGGGCAGTGCCACATTGGTTGGGCCTCGCCCCGCTTACGCCTGAGAACTGGAAATCGGCACCACCATGATGCTTTGCCAGCGTTCGTTGCGGAGAAAGTTATCGCGCATCAGCACCAGCACAGGCCGTCTGCCGCGCTGTTCGCTGCCTCTGCGGGGTTCCAGAACCGCTTGCCAGATTTCGCCGCGTTTCACGGTTCCTGACTGAGCAAGAGTTCAACGCCTGCTGCTTCGAGTTCGGTGTCCAGATCAAAAGCTGTACCCGCATATCCGGCAATGTAGGCGTCTAGCTCAGCATCAAGGGCGGTCTGGCGTTGCTCAGCCAGAAAACGCTCAACGGCTTCGCAGGCCAGTTGGGTTGCTGTGGTGCCGCTTGCATCAATTGGGCGTGCAGCGGTTCACTGAGCGGGAGATGGATGTGCTTCATGCCAGTAGGTTATGCCAGTAGAAAGGGAGCAGGAGGGCTGATCCTTACTTTGCCTGACCTCACCGCCCGCACCCCTCTAGCCCCCCGCAAAAGCTGAGGCTTGGGCTTTGCGACGTAAACCTAATCGGATATGCAGATGCTATAACTTAGGCACGTCAATACCTCAGTCACTGTAGTTACTTCCACAAACGGTATGGGAGATCAATTATGGCTCATAAACTTACACACAAGCTGCTAAGTCGGCGAGAATTGAACTTCCCTGTAAAGATTGCTGAAGAGGAGGGGCGATTCTCCGCATGTTGGCGTGATGGTACAGTTGAGTCCACATGTTTAAGTGGAAGCCACATATATAAGATAACGGAGGTTGCTTTGTTAGAGCCTTCCCTGATACCCGCACTCACTGTGCTTATCCGTGCCATTTGCCCAGATCAAATAGCTGAAGCAATGATAAAATCCATGGTAAAAGCCAACGATAGGGAGTGTAGAGGGATCCGAGTGAAGAATGGGGCTAACTACAGGAATCGTAGAGGAAGAAGGGTTAAAAACGGGATTTTAAGAGATACTAGACAAAAAAATTCATCTTTCGGGATGATATATATAGAGATTGAGATGGGGGGAATGAAAATTAACGGAGCAACAATAGACGGACAGGAGTACTTAATTTCTGGACGTCGGGTCTCCTTCACTACTTTTGCAGCGAGTTTTCCTGATTTATTAGCCGATTTTGTTTTAGCTGTAAGAAAATTTGTGAAAAATCCTATAGGATTTCAACAGGCAGTGTGCGAGTCGTATCCAGAAATTGCTAAACACCATTACTTTCAGGAGACTAAGAAGGTTCCGGAGACAAAGAAGGAACGCGAAATACATCCCGATTATATGTGGGTTGCCGACGCACTAGCATCACAGAGGCAATC contains:
- a CDS encoding 1,4-dihydroxy-6-naphthoate synthase, translating into MTSASTNPAALDLGYSFCPNDTFIFYALSHGKVPTPAPIREVLEDVQTLNDWATLGRLPITKISYRAYFEVMHDYVALRSGGALGRGVGPLVVAREELGDLNGKTVLSPGALTTAELLLKIVYPEVKVVRVRYDEVMPAVERGELNGQAVDAGLIIHESRFTYHQHGLTKLLDLGAWWESETGLPLPLGAILVRRDLLPATQWALNQAVKASLEYAYQHPQEPKAYIRQHALEMADEVMQAHIDLYVNSFSLDVGDEGTRAVVELHRRAVAAGAVKASDLPLFVEPS